In Numenius arquata chromosome 17, bNumArq3.hap1.1, whole genome shotgun sequence, a genomic segment contains:
- the TEN1 gene encoding CST complex subunit TEN1 yields MLPSAGVYYFPWEINSSIPEGEALRTFGRLCSYDLAQSKAILTAQHSSAQYQVCVDTKFVEPFQVQLGSRYMVLGEAEHREGEGPVVKARILTCVEGMNVPLLEQAIQEQRKYFNERQKWMGNSMS; encoded by the exons ATGCTGCCCAGTGCTGGTGTCTATTACTTCCCATGGGAGATCAACAGCTCAATCCCAGAGGGGGAGGCGCTGAGGACGTTTGGCAG GTTATGCAGCTACGACCTGGCCCAGTCCAAAGCCATTCTCACTgctcagcacagctcagctcAGTACCAGGTCTGTGTCGACACCAAGTTTGTGGAGCCATTCCAAGTCCAACTGGGATCTCGCTACATGGTCCTGGGAGAGGCCGAACACAGGGAAG GTGAGGGTCCCGTGGTAAAGGCGCGGATATTGACCTGCGTGGAAGGGATGAATGTGCCTTTGCTGGAACAAGCCATACAGGAGCAGAGGAAGTACTTCAACGAGAGGCAGAAGTGGATGGGAAACAGCATGTCCTGA